A stretch of the Sulfolobus acidocaldarius SUSAZ genome encodes the following:
- a CDS encoding indolepyruvate oxidoreductase produces MARVNILLAGVGGQGIITMGKMIAEAGNYCNVKVLVAETHGLAQRGGAVNVHVRIGDVNSPLIALGGADYLVGLEATEVLRNLNYCSKNTVIVLNNYVLRPVLPKVRLLEIREVLDRLKGLNVHLINAYEIAEKAGNTKAVNAALLGYLYSLGAFKGLLTEEAFYKSLKYESNVKAFQSAKSAFAHLL; encoded by the coding sequence ATGGCTAGAGTAAATATCCTTCTTGCAGGAGTAGGCGGTCAAGGTATTATAACAATGGGCAAAATGATCGCAGAGGCTGGGAACTACTGTAATGTCAAGGTATTAGTTGCAGAAACTCACGGTTTAGCTCAAAGGGGAGGGGCTGTAAATGTTCATGTAAGGATAGGGGATGTGAATTCTCCTCTCATTGCGTTAGGAGGAGCTGATTATTTAGTAGGGTTAGAGGCTACTGAAGTCCTAAGGAACTTGAACTACTGCTCAAAAAACACAGTCATAGTTCTGAACAACTACGTACTGAGACCCGTTTTACCTAAAGTGAGGTTATTGGAGATTAGGGAGGTTCTTGACAGACTTAAGGGTTTAAATGTCCATTTGATAAATGCGTATGAAATAGCTGAGAAGGCAGGGAATACTAAAGCTGTAAATGCAGCCCTGCTAGGATACCTTTACAGTTTAGGAGCATTCAAGGGACTACTTACTGAAGAGGCGTTTTACAAGTCTCTGAAGTATGAGAGTAATGTCAAAGCCTTTCAATCAGCTAAATCAGCTTTTGCTCATCTCCTCTGA
- a CDS encoding alkyl hydroperoxide reductase — protein MVKIGEKAPIFEAVTDSGERISLADFIGKYNIVLYFYPKDDTPGCTTEACAFRDNWDSLKGYDAMVIGVSSDDTNSHKKFKQKYNLPFILVSDPDKKIREMYNAKGFILPARITFVIDKKGVIRHIYNSQMNPGNHVNEALKALKQIKSEEMSKS, from the coding sequence ATGGTAAAAATAGGGGAAAAGGCACCTATATTTGAAGCTGTTACTGATAGTGGAGAGAGAATCTCATTGGCGGACTTCATTGGAAAATATAATATTGTACTCTACTTTTATCCAAAGGACGATACTCCTGGATGCACAACAGAGGCTTGTGCTTTCAGAGATAACTGGGACTCGTTAAAAGGATATGATGCAATGGTTATAGGTGTTAGTTCCGACGATACTAACTCACATAAGAAATTTAAACAAAAGTATAACTTGCCGTTTATCTTGGTAAGTGACCCTGACAAAAAGATTAGAGAAATGTATAACGCAAAGGGCTTTATCCTACCAGCCAGAATAACATTTGTAATTGATAAAAAAGGAGTAATTAGACATATTTATAATTCACAGATGAATCCAGGTAACCATGTAAACGAAGCCCTAAAAGCACTTAAACAGATTAAGTCAGAGGAGATGAGCAAAAGCTGA